The Metabacillus schmidteae nucleotide sequence AAGCCGGATAAGCCGATAAGATCCGGTTTCTCATCTTGTACAGCTTGAATTAATGTTTGTGGCGTTACCTTGATTCCGAGATCCACAACTCTATATCCGTTATTGCTTAAAATAATATCTACAAGGTTTTTACCGATATCATGAACATCACCTTTAACTGTTGCAAGAAGGATTTTTCCTTTACCACTGTCATCGCGTTTTTCCATAAATTGCTCGAGGTAGGAAACAGATGCTTTCATCACCTCGGCGCTTTGGAGAACTTCTGCAACGATTAACTGATTATCATTGAATAAAACCCCCACTTCAGCCATACCTTCCATTAATGGACCGTTAATGATATCAAGCGGCTCAGGGTATTTCTTAAGTGCTAGCTCCAAGTCGGGAATAAGGCCTTCTTTTGTTCCTTCAATGATATAGCTGGCTAATCTTTCTTCTAAAGACAGGTTTTGGATAGGCTTTTTGTCTTCTTTTTTCTTTCCCCGATAAAATGCTGTAAATGTTGCCAATGATTCATCCGTTGTTTTAAATAATAAATCTTCAGCCATTTGAATTTCGTCTTTAGGAATGGAAGCAAATCGCTCTAATTTTTCCGTGTTTACAATTGCATAATCAAGTCCAGCTTGTGTGCAATGATACAAGTACACAGCATTCAGTACTTCGCGTCCAACTGGAGGAAGACCGAAAGAAACATTGCTCACTCCTAAAATGGTTAAGCATTCAGGCAGCTTTTCTTTAATAAGTTGGATACCTCGAACAGTTTCATTTGCCGACCCGATATATTGCTCATCTCCGGTTCCTACAGGGAATACGAGTGGATCAAAAATTAAATCACTTGCTTTTAGTCCGTGTTTTTTGACGAGCAGATCATGAGAGCGAATCGCGACTTCTAGTTTCTTTTCAGCAGTTAGGGCCATGCCAACCTCGTCGATTGTTCCAACAACTAATGCGCCACCGTATTTTTTGACAAGAGGAACAATTGCGTCAAATCGTTCTTCCCCATCCTCAAGGTTAATAGAATTGATGATTGCTTTACCTTGGGAATATTTAAGTGCCCGTTCAATGACTTTTTCATCTGTTGAGTCAATGACAAGAGGTGCTTTAACTTTTTTCACAACCTCTTGAATGAATGCTTCCATATCTTCAAGTTCATCTCTATCAGGATCAGCTAAACAGATATCGATAACATGGGCACCGCTTTTTACTTGGGCTCTGGCAATTTCAGAAGCTTCTTCAATTTTTCCTTCTGCAATCAGACGCTTAAATTTCCGTGATCCAATAACATTAGTACGTTCCCCAACGAATAAAGGACGCATTCCTTCTTCATAAAGAAGGGCATCAATTCCGGATACAGTGTGACCATTAGAGTTTCCTTCAATTTTGCGTGGGGAAATAGTTGAAACAGCTTCAGTAATAGCACGAATATGCTCAGGTGTTGTACCACAGCATCCACCAATTACATTCAGCCATCCCTGTTCAGCAAAAGCAACAAGCTTTTTAGCCAGTGATTCTGGTGATTCATGGTAATTTCCCTCTTCATCAGGTAAGCCTGCATTTGGGTAACAGCTAACGGCTGTATTAGCTAATCCTGAAAGGGTACGGATGTGGTCTGTCATGAATTCAGGTCCGGTTGCACAGTTTAAACCGACAGAAAGTGGCTTCATATGCTCTAGTGAAACATAGAATGCCTCGATATCCTGCCCAGCTAAAGTTGTCCCCATTGGTTCAATTGTTCCGGAAATCATTAAAGGAAGTTCCTTACCAGTGTTTTCAAATGCTTGTTGAATGCCTAAAAAGCCTGCCTTCACATTCAACATATCCTGACTTGTTTCGAGAAGGAGCAAGTCAGCTCCTCCGATAATTAATCCTCTTGCTTGTTCCTCATAATTTTCAACTAATGTATCAAACGTTGTTCCGCCTGTAACGGAAAGAGTCTTCGTTGTTGGTCCCATAGCGCCGGCTACGAATCTAGGGTTTTCAGGTGTAGAGTATTTTTCCGCTGCACGTTTGGCGATTTTAGCAGATTCAATGTTTAACTCTAAAGCCAAGCGACCTAAATCGTATTCGTCCAAAACTAGACTTGTGGCACCAAAGGTATTGGTACAAATAATATCTGATCCAGCTTCTAAATAGGCGTTGTGAATGGCTTCAATTGTCTTAGGCGAAGTTAATGTAAGATACTCATTACATCCATCATAATCTTCCCCACCAAAATCTTCGGGAGATAAGTTTGCTGCTTGGATCATCGTCCCCATCGCACCATCCAGGACAAGAATCCGTTTTTCTAGCTCTTTTTTGATGCTACACATGTGTAATCTTCCTTTCAGCTCGCTGTTTTTCCTTTTCATGGATGTAATTTGTTAACTCCACTGTAAGGTCGTATTGTAAAAACGGTGTAATTAAATAAATACCATTGAACAGATCGAAGGCTGTATCAATTAAGTCTTTTGCAATGGCAAGACCTTCTTGGCGGGCCTGTTCTTTATCCGTTCCTGCTGAAGCCATTTTTTCCCGAATAGAGTCAGACAGCTTGATGCCAGGGATTTCGTTATGAATAAATTCAGCATTTCGGCTGGATGTTAATGGCATAATCCCGATATAGATCGGAGCCTTAAGGTTTCGAGTCGCTTCATATACATCGATAATTTGTTGATTTGAATATAATGGCTGTGAAATAAAGTAATCAGCACCATGAGCAATTTTCTTTTCAAGTCTTACGACTGCTTTATCCAAGTGGCGTACATTTGGATTAAATGCAGCAGCTACCGAGAAGTTCGTTTGTTGTCCAAGTGGTTTTCCTGAATAGGATACACCTTTATTGAACTGCTTAATTAAACTGATTAAGTCAAATGATGACACATCATAAACAGATGTCGCCCCAGGAAAATCACCAATTTTTGATGGATCACCTGTGATGGCTAATATATCTGACATTCCTAGAGAATGTAAACCCATTAGATGGGATTGAAGTCCGATTAAATTTCGGTCACGGCATGTAATATGAATTAAGGTTCTAGCTCCTGTTTTTTCTTTTGCTAAAATTCCGGCAGCTAAGTTACTAATTCTTGGTGAAGCTAATGAATTATCCGCAAGAGTTAAGGCGTCAATTCCTGCATTGTGCAGGGCTTCTGCACCTTCAAGAAATTTCTCCATCCCCAATTTTTTAGGAGGATCTAATTCGACAATAACAGAACGTCTCTCCAGAACAATTTCCTCAAGTGGTGTTGGAGCTGCAGCTTGATGTTCTTGAACATGTACTTGAGATGTTGCAGGAACCTTAACTTGTTTCGTTGTAACAGGAGAAAGATTTGAAACAGCATCAGCCATTGCTTTAATATGTCTAGGTGTTGTTCCACAGCATCCCCCTATTAATCTCACACCTTGTTCTCTAAATTTTAATGCACTTTCTTTGAAGTATGTTTCATCAGATTCATAGACAAGATTTCCTTCGATTAAGCCAGGTAAACTGCTGTTTGGAAAAACGGATAAATAGGCTTCATTTGGTATAGGAACCTCTTCCAATGATTGAATCATATGGTAAGGGCCTAAGCGACAGTTTAATCCAACCACATTTGCGCCAAGATTTTCTAGAAGTATAAGACCATCTTTTAGTGATGTTCCATCCTGCAGGACGCCGGCTTCATGAAGGGACACATTTGCAATTATAGGCTTGTTCGTTTCTTTACGAGCAATTTGAAGGACTGTTTTCATTTCTTCCATATCATAATAGGTTTCAAGCAGAAGTCCATCAACATCCTCATTAAGAAGGAGGTATAGTTGCTCTCTAAAGTTTCGTTTTATTTCTTCAATACTGTGAGCACTCTTTTTAAAGGATCTGACTCCGCCGATTGTTCCGAAGACATATGTGGATGAGTTTGCAGCCTTCTTCGCGATTTCAACTGCTTTTTTATTAATTCTTCTAATCTCATCCTCTAATCCATATCGAGAAAGCTTGATATCATTCGCTCCATATGTGTTTGTTTGAATTACGTTTGCACCAGCTTCAATATAGGCTTGATGAACTGCTAATACATCCTCAGGTCTAGATAGGTTTAACTCCTCAAAACAACGATCAACACCATGTGCATAAAGCATTGTGCCCATCGCACCGTCACCGATTAGAATTTTACTTTTTAACTCTTCTAAAAAACCCATTGAATAAAGCCTCCGATCTATATGAATAGTAGGTAAATATTTTTTTAGAGAAAGGAAATAAAAAAAGCCTTCTAGAAGAAGGCTTAGAAAAATTATTAGCTTCTCCTTATCTTTCAAGCATCTTACATGCTTAGCTGGAATTAGCACCTTGGCACTCGCAGAAGTCTTGGTTCGTGGTGGGAATTGATTGACGGTTTAGAATTAAACACTTTGAAAATAGTGTTGTGTCTTTTCTTTTAGCACGGCAAGCTTGCGCTTGCTGCGGCTTGACGAGCAAGCCTTGAGAAAGATAATTTAAAATGCCTCGAACAAACAAGGACGCTTTGTTCGATTCATTTTAAATTATTTTTCTGTGCTAAAAGAAAACAACCTAGGCTTGCGTGCTTAACTTAGTCAATCATGTAAACCAGACTTCACTCGTTATTGACCGGTTGCTGAAGCTTCAAAGGGCCAGTCCCTCAGCTTCTCTTGATAAGATATGAAATTTTTGTCGTAAAAACTTTCATTCATATAAAAGTATTACACCTAATTTATCTAATATTTCGAAAAATATCAATAGTAAATTGACTATTTGGCAAAATTTACGTGAAATTGTTGTGTGTTTAGACCTTTATAAAAGTATGAAGTAAATATGAATTTATGCTTTATTATTTTGACTGGAAGTAATTTGGGTGAAAAATAGGGCTGAACTATAA carries:
- the metH gene encoding methionine synthase, with amino-acid sequence MCSIKKELEKRILVLDGAMGTMIQAANLSPEDFGGEDYDGCNEYLTLTSPKTIEAIHNAYLEAGSDIICTNTFGATSLVLDEYDLGRLALELNIESAKIAKRAAEKYSTPENPRFVAGAMGPTTKTLSVTGGTTFDTLVENYEEQARGLIIGGADLLLLETSQDMLNVKAGFLGIQQAFENTGKELPLMISGTIEPMGTTLAGQDIEAFYVSLEHMKPLSVGLNCATGPEFMTDHIRTLSGLANTAVSCYPNAGLPDEEGNYHESPESLAKKLVAFAEQGWLNVIGGCCGTTPEHIRAITEAVSTISPRKIEGNSNGHTVSGIDALLYEEGMRPLFVGERTNVIGSRKFKRLIAEGKIEEASEIARAQVKSGAHVIDICLADPDRDELEDMEAFIQEVVKKVKAPLVIDSTDEKVIERALKYSQGKAIINSINLEDGEERFDAIVPLVKKYGGALVVGTIDEVGMALTAEKKLEVAIRSHDLLVKKHGLKASDLIFDPLVFPVGTGDEQYIGSANETVRGIQLIKEKLPECLTILGVSNVSFGLPPVGREVLNAVYLYHCTQAGLDYAIVNTEKLERFASIPKDEIQMAEDLLFKTTDESLATFTAFYRGKKKEDKKPIQNLSLEERLASYIIEGTKEGLIPDLELALKKYPEPLDIINGPLMEGMAEVGVLFNDNQLIVAEVLQSAEVMKASVSYLEQFMEKRDDSGKGKILLATVKGDVHDIGKNLVDIILSNNGYRVVDLGIKVTPQTLIQAVQDEKPDLIGLSGLLVKSAQQMVITAQDLQKANCDLPILVGGAALSRKFTRMKIAPEYNGPVVYAKDAMDGLSLANQLRTTPELFAAKEAAVTEEAKPKTSQAQAVTELLIKRGAVSEAPIFTPVDTKRHILKDIDLTHIIPYVNMQMLIGHHLGLKGKIKELVQKKDPKAVELVELIQELLKDGAKQKWFKPAAAYQFFPSYSEGNKLHILDPENTDNILQTFDFPRQEKLPHRCISDYVRPKQEDGFDYVAMFAVTAGSQIRELAQGFKEQGDYLKSHAVQALALELAEGLAERTHQLIRDRWGFPDAPDFTMDQRFSAKYQGQRYSFGYPACPDLEDQEKLFNLIRPEDIGIQLTEGFMMEPEASVTAIVVAHPEAKYFNVM
- a CDS encoding bifunctional homocysteine S-methyltransferase/methylenetetrahydrofolate reductase — its product is MGFLEELKSKILIGDGAMGTMLYAHGVDRCFEELNLSRPEDVLAVHQAYIEAGANVIQTNTYGANDIKLSRYGLEDEIRRINKKAVEIAKKAANSSTYVFGTIGGVRSFKKSAHSIEEIKRNFREQLYLLLNEDVDGLLLETYYDMEEMKTVLQIARKETNKPIIANVSLHEAGVLQDGTSLKDGLILLENLGANVVGLNCRLGPYHMIQSLEEVPIPNEAYLSVFPNSSLPGLIEGNLVYESDETYFKESALKFREQGVRLIGGCCGTTPRHIKAMADAVSNLSPVTTKQVKVPATSQVHVQEHQAAAPTPLEEIVLERRSVIVELDPPKKLGMEKFLEGAEALHNAGIDALTLADNSLASPRISNLAAGILAKEKTGARTLIHITCRDRNLIGLQSHLMGLHSLGMSDILAITGDPSKIGDFPGATSVYDVSSFDLISLIKQFNKGVSYSGKPLGQQTNFSVAAAFNPNVRHLDKAVVRLEKKIAHGADYFISQPLYSNQQIIDVYEATRNLKAPIYIGIMPLTSSRNAEFIHNEIPGIKLSDSIREKMASAGTDKEQARQEGLAIAKDLIDTAFDLFNGIYLITPFLQYDLTVELTNYIHEKEKQRAERKITHV